A genomic segment from Nicotiana tabacum cultivar K326 chromosome 9, ASM71507v2, whole genome shotgun sequence encodes:
- the LOC142163952 gene encoding uncharacterized protein LOC142163952, translating into MAALQHFNPGTVVEWKLDRSPDIPENIFRYMFWAFKPTIIDFVHCRLVISIDGTHVYGKYDIKMLIIVAIDANGSIFPLAFSICANESQETWTWFLNHLKDHVVRQRSATMYVDKEYSVASYVNTYSGYFQPVGF; encoded by the exons ATGGCTGctttgcaacactttaaccccggaactgttgttgaatggaagcttgaccGGAGTCCGGATATACCAGAAAATATATTCAGATAtatgttctgggcatttaaaccaacCATTATTGATTTTGTGCATTGTCGACTGGTAATCTCCATAGACGGCACCCATGtatatggaaagtatgatataaAGATGTTGATTATCGTTGCAATAGATGCTAATGGAAGCATATTTCCCCTCGCATtttctatttgtgccaatgaaagtcaagagacttggacatggtTTTTAAACCACTTGAAGGATCATGTTGTGAgacaacgttcag CGACGATgtacgttgataaagaatatagtgtgGCTTCATATGTAAACACTTATAGCGGCTACTTCCAACCAGTGGGTTTTTAG
- the LOC107789330 gene encoding uncharacterized protein LOC107789330 → MGFAEYLINMVRNLLSNNWYSSLINGQASNYFHSIRRFKRGDSLSPALFILSAEVLSRSLNKLFEDKSFKGYGMPKWTDPLNHLAYAENTIIFASADPYSLQKIVELLAMYEHTYGQLINKAKKSYYMHENTYGALVNTVGTITGFSKENFPFTYLGCPIFYKRRRKIYYNDLIKKVKNQLHSWKGKLLSYRDSSRVTKMKGEAGIGVNGRISACQRRKAIGLHRFYQMGLKMLRHAGDGASVVHEFGRQVADLAAYTMRVA, encoded by the exons ATGGGATTTGCAGAATACCTCATCAACATGGTGCGGAACTTGCTATCCAATAATTGGTACTCCAGTCTGATCAATGGTCAAGCTTCAAATTACTTTCACTCAATAAGAAGGTTTAAACGAGGCGATTCTCTATCTCCAGCCTTGTTTATACTCTCAGCAGAGGTACTATCTAGATCTTTGAATAAACTATTTGAAGATAAGAGTTTCAAAGGATATGGAATGCCTAAGTGGACTGACCCATTGAATCATTTGGCGTATGCTGAAAACACTATCATTTTTGCTTCTGCTGACCCTTACTCTTTGCAAAAGATAGTGGAGCTCCTGGCTATGTATGAGCACACCTATGGACAATTGATTAACAAGGCAAAAAAATCATACTACATGCACGAAAATACTTATGGAGCTTTGGTTAACACAGTAGGAACCATCACTggcttttcaaaagaaaattttcCATTCACCTATCTTGGATGCCCTATCTtctacaaaagaagaagaaagatatacTACAATGATCTTATTAAAAAGGTCAAGAATCAACTGCATTCATGGAAGGGCAAACTATTGTCGTATAGAG ATTCTTCTAGAGTAACAAAGATGAAGGGAGAAGCAGGCATTGGAGTAAATGGCAGAATATCTGCATGCCAAAGGAGGAAG GCTATTGGCTTACACCGTTTCTACCAGATGGGATTGAAGATGCTACGGCATGCAGGCGACGGAGCGTCAGTTGTGCACGAGTTTGGTCGTCAGGTTGCTGATCTTGCTGCTTACACAATGAGAGTTGCCTAA